From Oenococcus sicerae, the proteins below share one genomic window:
- the atpA gene encoding F0F1 ATP synthase subunit alpha, which yields MAIKSDQISSLIKQQLEKYDAQLKVDEVGTVTYVGDGVARASGLANAMSGELVEFENGVYGMAQNLEESEVGIIVLGDFDGISQGDTVKRTGRVMEVPVGEAMIGRVVNALGEPIDGNGAIKTEHTRPVEFKAPGVMQRKSVSEPLQTGIKVIDALVPIGRGQRELIIGDRKTGKTSLAIDAILNQKDQDMIVVYVAIGQKDSTVRTQVETLREMGALDYTIVVSAGPSEPAPMLYLAPYVGAAIGEYFMYNGKHVLIVYDDLSKQATAYRELSLILRRPPGREAYPGDVFYLHSRLLERAAKLSDELGGGSMTALPIIETQAGDVSAYIPTNVISITDGQIFLDSDQFYAGNRPAIDAGTSVSRVGGDAQIKAMKKVSGTLRLDLASYHELEAFAQFGSDLDAPTQAKLARGRRTVEVLNQPLHQPMPVEHQVLVLYSLTHGYLDDIDVSDIQRFQKELVDFITGNKTYNKLFTAIKKTGNLPDESDLNAAVEAFKKHFSKSVEPSDYSAPTAKEGADK from the coding sequence ATGGCAATTAAATCTGATCAGATCAGTTCGCTGATAAAACAGCAGCTAGAAAAGTATGACGCCCAATTAAAAGTTGACGAAGTAGGTACTGTTACTTATGTCGGCGATGGTGTTGCACGAGCTAGTGGCTTAGCCAACGCAATGTCGGGCGAATTGGTTGAATTTGAAAACGGTGTCTATGGCATGGCACAGAACCTCGAAGAATCCGAAGTAGGAATTATCGTTCTTGGTGATTTTGATGGCATTAGTCAAGGCGATACGGTTAAGCGAACTGGCAGAGTTATGGAAGTGCCAGTTGGTGAGGCTATGATTGGTCGAGTTGTGAATGCTTTGGGAGAACCCATTGATGGCAATGGCGCGATCAAAACTGAACATACACGTCCGGTTGAGTTTAAAGCTCCTGGCGTTATGCAGCGTAAATCAGTTTCTGAGCCTTTACAAACTGGAATCAAAGTCATCGATGCCCTAGTTCCAATCGGAAGAGGACAGCGTGAGCTGATTATTGGCGATCGTAAGACTGGTAAAACTTCTCTGGCCATTGACGCGATCCTGAATCAAAAAGATCAGGATATGATCGTGGTTTATGTTGCGATTGGCCAAAAGGACTCTACAGTTAGGACCCAGGTTGAAACTTTGCGTGAAATGGGTGCATTGGATTATACAATCGTTGTTTCTGCCGGTCCTTCTGAACCAGCACCAATGCTTTACTTGGCCCCTTATGTTGGTGCTGCAATTGGCGAATATTTCATGTATAACGGCAAACATGTTTTGATCGTATACGATGACTTAAGCAAACAAGCAACGGCTTATCGTGAGCTTTCTTTGATTCTGAGGCGTCCACCTGGACGTGAAGCCTATCCTGGTGATGTATTCTACCTTCATAGTCGCTTGCTCGAACGCGCTGCCAAGCTCAGTGATGAATTGGGTGGTGGCTCGATGACAGCTTTGCCGATTATTGAGACTCAGGCTGGTGATGTTTCGGCTTATATTCCGACTAACGTGATCTCGATCACGGATGGCCAGATTTTCTTGGATTCTGATCAATTCTATGCTGGCAATCGTCCCGCAATTGATGCTGGAACTTCTGTTTCTCGTGTTGGCGGCGATGCTCAAATCAAAGCGATGAAAAAAGTTTCTGGTACATTGCGCCTAGATTTGGCTTCTTACCATGAACTTGAAGCTTTCGCTCAGTTCGGTTCAGATTTGGATGCGCCAACTCAAGCTAAATTAGCTCGTGGTCGTCGAACGGTCGAAGTGCTTAATCAGCCTTTGCACCAGCCAATGCCGGTCGAACATCAGGTTTTGGTTCTTTATTCATTGACTCATGGTTATTTGGATGATATTGATGTCTCTGATATTCAAAGATTCCAAAAGGAGTTGGTTGATTTCATCACTGGAAACAAAACCTATAACAAGCTCTTCACGGCAATTAAGAAAACTGGTAATTTGCCG